One [Clostridium] saccharolyticum WM1 DNA segment encodes these proteins:
- a CDS encoding amino acid permease, whose amino-acid sequence MSNVKTPEQSANELKRKLGLGTVIALGVGTTVGSGIFSSLGEVAGAAGSSLFLVLSFLIGGMLQIPANFCYAELASAFPEDGGQYVYFKEAGSRPLAFLCGWISFWATDPPSISIMALAIANYLAFFIPVHGLILRLVAVGFVLIFMVLHLRSVEGGGKFQTIITALKVIPFVLIIGIGIFFIKGDLFLSSAPLAGVTATGFTALLAGISATTWSFDGMAAACYMSGEIREPKKNLPRGLILTAFIVLTLYVGLTLTASGLLSVDELSASEAPIALLASKIPVIGGYAGTIVAVMAVIVVIGSLSSCIMFQPRIEYAMAKDGLFFKAFGKVHPKYETPYFSILVQCAVAIVLIFATSLSDLLGYFTLVALLKNFLTFGTIIVLRNKAHYNPAYRMPARPLMVGVAMLITGTLIWSTFIWAPMAGIACAVIAVVTGLPVYYFWESRNKKAEAGK is encoded by the coding sequence ATGTCAAACGTTAAAACACCGGAACAAAGTGCCAACGAATTAAAGCGGAAGCTTGGTCTAGGCACAGTAATCGCACTGGGAGTCGGCACAACAGTAGGATCCGGAATCTTCTCATCACTGGGTGAGGTGGCGGGAGCCGCAGGAAGCAGTCTGTTTTTGGTGCTGTCTTTCCTGATTGGCGGAATGCTGCAGATCCCTGCCAACTTCTGCTATGCGGAACTGGCCAGCGCCTTCCCTGAGGATGGCGGCCAGTATGTTTACTTTAAGGAAGCGGGGTCCCGTCCTCTGGCATTTCTTTGCGGATGGATCAGCTTCTGGGCCACCGACCCGCCGTCGATCTCCATCATGGCCCTGGCAATTGCAAACTACCTGGCGTTCTTCATTCCGGTGCATGGTTTGATCCTTCGCCTGGTGGCAGTTGGTTTTGTACTGATTTTCATGGTGCTGCATCTGCGCTCTGTGGAAGGCGGCGGGAAATTCCAGACCATTATCACCGCTTTGAAGGTTATTCCCTTTGTACTGATCATCGGCATCGGTATCTTCTTCATTAAAGGTGACTTATTCCTTTCCTCCGCGCCGCTGGCAGGCGTGACCGCAACCGGTTTTACCGCTCTTCTGGCCGGTATCTCTGCGACCACTTGGTCCTTTGACGGCATGGCTGCGGCATGCTATATGTCCGGAGAGATCAGAGAACCCAAGAAGAACTTACCCAGAGGATTGATTCTTACTGCATTTATCGTACTTACCCTTTATGTTGGACTGACCTTGACCGCTTCCGGTCTGCTGTCTGTTGATGAACTGTCTGCCTCCGAGGCTCCTATCGCACTGCTGGCATCTAAGATCCCGGTTATCGGAGGATATGCGGGAACCATCGTAGCGGTGATGGCAGTGATCGTGGTCATCGGTTCTCTGTCCAGCTGTATCATGTTCCAGCCGCGTATTGAGTACGCCATGGCAAAGGATGGTTTGTTCTTCAAGGCTTTTGGCAAGGTTCATCCAAAGTATGAGACTCCTTATTTCTCCATACTGGTGCAGTGTGCAGTTGCGATTGTTCTGATTTTCGCCACCTCGCTTTCTGACCTGCTTGGCTACTTTACCCTGGTTGCTCTGTTAAAGAATTTTCTTACCTTTGGTACGATCATTGTGCTTAGAAACAAAGCACATTACAATCCGGCATACAGGATGCCTGCCAGGCCTCTGATGGTGGGTGTGGCTATGCTGATCACCGGAACCCTGATCTGGTCAACCTTTATTTGGGCGCCTATGGCCGGTATCGCCTGTGCGGTGATCGCCGTGGTTACAGGACTTCCCGTATACTACTTCTGGGAGAGCCGGAATAAGAAAGCAGAGGCCGGAAAATAG
- a CDS encoding GntR family transcriptional regulator, protein MSLDRQKPRDEAMEKIENYIIKHHLKPDEKLPSERSMSEMWNFNRSTLRSAIKQLILEGKIYNKNGSGTYVAREKLVRNLQDVYGFYQIAQTAGRRVDTRVLLMDFCETPKNIGRKMKLPLGHKLIRLVRLRYLDGIPVLISTIYLDAQRFAGLEQMDLNKVSLYAVLKEQYDVEVSGGMEKLSIAYCDEEEAGYLEIEEGAPVIYQSGVTMDQQDTVFEYFKEIIRSEYVCFASELTRR, encoded by the coding sequence ATGAGTTTAGATCGCCAGAAGCCTCGTGACGAGGCAATGGAAAAAATTGAAAATTACATTATAAAACATCATTTAAAACCGGATGAGAAGCTTCCTTCTGAGCGGAGTATGAGCGAGATGTGGAATTTTAACCGTTCCACCCTCAGAAGTGCGATTAAACAGCTGATTCTGGAAGGCAAAATTTATAATAAGAATGGTTCAGGAACCTATGTGGCCAGGGAAAAGCTGGTCCGCAACCTTCAGGATGTCTACGGTTTTTACCAGATTGCGCAGACTGCGGGGCGAAGGGTTGATACTAGGGTGCTCCTCATGGATTTCTGTGAGACTCCCAAGAATATCGGGCGCAAAATGAAACTGCCGCTGGGGCACAAGCTGATAAGGCTTGTGCGCCTGCGCTATCTGGATGGAATACCGGTGCTGATTTCCACCATCTATCTGGATGCCCAGCGTTTTGCAGGGCTGGAACAGATGGATTTAAATAAGGTTTCTCTCTACGCTGTACTGAAGGAACAGTATGATGTGGAGGTTTCCGGGGGTATGGAGAAGCTGAGCATTGCCTACTGCGATGAGGAAGAAGCGGGTTATCTGGAGATAGAAGAAGGCGCTCCTGTGATTTATCAGTCAGGTGTGACGATGGATCAGCAGGACACGGTGTTTGAATATTTTAAGGAGATCATCCGCTCAGAATACGTTTGCTTTGCAAGCGAGCTTACGAGAAGGTGA
- the frlD gene encoding fructoselysine 6-kinase — protein MKLAAVGDNCMDVYDNTGNAYPGGNPVNVAVYFVRLGGQASYTGVVGTDPYGVRMKEKISEKGVDVSHIRFMEGNTAITHVELVDGERIFGDYEEGVLAEFKLTEEEKDFICEHDMIVTGLWGNIHDDLAQLKERGIRIAFDAATRPEDPAAVAAVPSVDYLFFATDDGDTGELRKTMMELKEKGPGLVIATMGEKGSIAYDGTGFTTFGIVPCNVVDTMGAGDSFIAGFLKGILEGREVKECMRMGAANSSVTLEYNGAW, from the coding sequence ATGAAACTGGCTGCAGTTGGCGATAACTGTATGGATGTCTATGACAATACCGGGAACGCTTACCCGGGCGGCAATCCGGTAAACGTGGCGGTGTATTTTGTGCGGCTGGGAGGACAGGCTTCCTACACCGGCGTGGTGGGCACGGATCCATACGGCGTACGAATGAAGGAGAAGATCTCAGAAAAAGGCGTGGATGTATCCCATATCCGGTTCATGGAGGGAAACACCGCCATTACACATGTGGAACTGGTGGACGGAGAACGCATTTTCGGAGATTACGAGGAGGGCGTACTGGCCGAATTCAAACTGACCGAAGAGGAAAAGGATTTTATATGTGAGCATGATATGATTGTGACAGGACTATGGGGAAATATCCACGACGATCTGGCGCAGCTAAAGGAGCGGGGAATCAGGATTGCCTTCGATGCAGCCACAAGACCGGAGGATCCGGCGGCTGTCGCTGCGGTACCTTCTGTGGATTACCTGTTTTTTGCCACAGACGACGGAGATACCGGGGAACTCCGGAAGACCATGATGGAGCTTAAGGAAAAAGGCCCTGGACTGGTGATCGCAACAATGGGCGAAAAGGGCAGTATTGCCTATGACGGAACCGGGTTTACCACATTTGGAATTGTACCCTGCAACGTGGTGGATACCATGGGAGCCGGAGACAGCTTTATCGCAGGATTCTTAAAGGGTATCCTGGAAGGCAGAGAAGTGAAAGAGTGCATGAGAATGGGTGCTGCTAATTCCAGCGTGACATTGGAGTATAACGGCGCCTGGTAG
- a CDS encoding GntR family transcriptional regulator, with amino-acid sequence MSKTAEVAYNSPIYLQLREVVRSKIEDGEYAPGTAIPSENVLAGTYGINRLTVRSAIDALVNEGLLKRVQGKGVYVVAQIERDLEVLGGFTQTMDDKHVENKRKILLKGQRKAGEKFAAIFGIDEDDMLYDIRRLDYADEEPIAIQEIYIPYNLVPEMEGIDLTVFSMFEIYKFYGINPVKAWQTLDLVRLTQSDARLININKDQTVFLFTCITCDEDGRVIEYSKSYTRGDKCNFKVHFHK; translated from the coding sequence TTGTCCAAAACAGCAGAGGTGGCTTACAATTCGCCGATTTATCTGCAGCTTCGGGAAGTGGTGCGCTCTAAAATTGAGGACGGGGAGTACGCTCCCGGAACGGCCATTCCCTCGGAAAATGTTCTGGCAGGCACCTACGGAATCAACCGCCTGACCGTTCGCAGCGCCATTGACGCGCTGGTGAATGAGGGGCTGTTAAAGCGAGTCCAGGGGAAGGGCGTGTACGTTGTGGCCCAGATCGAGAGAGACTTAGAGGTGCTGGGCGGATTTACCCAGACCATGGATGATAAGCATGTGGAAAATAAGCGTAAGATCCTGCTGAAAGGGCAGCGGAAGGCTGGAGAGAAATTTGCGGCAATCTTTGGAATCGATGAAGATGATATGCTGTATGATATCAGGCGTCTGGACTATGCAGATGAAGAACCCATTGCCATTCAGGAAATTTATATTCCCTATAATCTGGTACCTGAGATGGAAGGGATCGACTTAACTGTATTCAGCATGTTTGAAATCTATAAATTCTATGGGATTAACCCAGTAAAGGCATGGCAGACCCTGGATCTGGTTCGGCTGACCCAGTCCGATGCCAGGCTGATTAACATTAATAAAGACCAGACGGTATTCCTGTTCACCTGCATTACCTGTGACGAGGATGGCCGTGTGATAGAATATTCGAAATCTTATACCCGTGGAGACAAGTGCAACTTTAAGGTGCATTTCCATAAGTAG
- a CDS encoding SIS domain-containing protein, giving the protein MLKFEEQKQIESVNGALALRPEIEIIVDEIQQRGFDGIFFIGIGGTWASGMQTEVYMRGRSSIPVYVENGAEFITTGNKRFTKDSIVIFSSVTGSTEEMVKAIEKARETGAKVFGFIDKPDAPLVKLCDWCISYPMNEQLKFYMVANRLMFNNGEFPEYHQYNAQMEAHLARALVEVEKEADQWAAGFAKDKYEYFKARPDMPHYFVGGGNQWGATYSYAMCYWEEQLWIRTKSITSAEFFHGMLEVIDAETPVTLFMGEDEQRPLAERVKGFLPKVCKNYTVIDTKDYELKGISREFRGSVSHLVMHAVNNRVDAHMEEEFCHPMVIRRYYRQFDY; this is encoded by the coding sequence ATGTTAAAGTTTGAGGAACAGAAGCAGATTGAAAGTGTAAACGGTGCTCTGGCGCTGCGGCCGGAGATAGAAATAATTGTGGATGAAATCCAGCAGAGAGGGTTTGACGGAATTTTTTTCATTGGTATCGGCGGAACCTGGGCTTCCGGCATGCAGACGGAGGTCTATATGAGGGGCAGAAGCTCCATTCCGGTATATGTGGAAAACGGTGCGGAGTTCATTACCACCGGAAACAAGCGTTTTACCAAGGATTCCATCGTGATTTTCTCATCGGTGACGGGAAGTACCGAGGAGATGGTAAAGGCCATTGAAAAGGCACGGGAAACCGGCGCCAAAGTGTTTGGTTTCATCGACAAGCCGGATGCGCCCTTGGTGAAGTTATGCGATTGGTGCATTTCTTACCCTATGAATGAGCAGCTGAAGTTTTATATGGTAGCCAACCGTCTGATGTTCAACAACGGGGAGTTCCCGGAGTACCATCAGTACAATGCACAGATGGAGGCTCATCTGGCCAGGGCCCTGGTGGAGGTTGAGAAGGAAGCGGATCAGTGGGCGGCCGGGTTTGCAAAGGATAAATACGAGTATTTTAAGGCCCGCCCGGATATGCCCCACTATTTTGTGGGCGGCGGTAACCAGTGGGGAGCCACTTACTCCTATGCGATGTGCTACTGGGAGGAGCAGCTGTGGATCCGTACCAAATCCATCACCAGCGCCGAATTTTTTCATGGCATGCTGGAGGTTATAGATGCCGAGACTCCTGTCACTCTTTTCATGGGAGAGGACGAGCAGCGTCCCCTGGCAGAGCGGGTGAAAGGATTCCTGCCGAAAGTCTGCAAGAACTACACGGTCATTGATACGAAGGATTATGAATTAAAGGGAATCAGCCGGGAGTTCAGAGGTTCTGTTTCCCACCTGGTGATGCATGCGGTGAACAACCGTGTGGATGCCCATATGGAGGAGGAGTTCTGCCATCCCATGGTGATCCGCCGTTATTACCGCCAGTTTGACTATTGA